One window of the Candidatus Zixiibacteriota bacterium genome contains the following:
- a CDS encoding hypothetical protein (Evidence 5 : Unknown function) yields the protein MDMYSKFIKYLQIMCVCETIAIFAAGCANTSLKSYLTDEGKDPEITFGGYRIDIQFSKTAFIASACADSLILFIQTSYINNIQNSLNIDSIEVLKLDSFYFEIPMYGKFLTPKLTKYGLRPTKLVQGKRVFGPSYQFQPIFMSNEIKEIKLHFVAHLYNASSGIEILSSPYEIKLYRINKKKFLLITDGLCNI from the coding sequence ATGGATATGTATTCTAAATTTATAAAATATCTGCAAATTATGTGTGTTTGTGAAACAATAGCAATTTTCGCCGCCGGCTGCGCCAATACTTCGTTGAAAAGCTATCTTACGGACGAAGGAAAGGATCCGGAAATTACATTTGGAGGATATAGGATAGATATTCAATTTTCCAAGACCGCCTTTATAGCCTCTGCCTGCGCCGACTCCTTAATATTATTTATCCAAACATCGTATATTAATAATATTCAAAATTCGCTTAATATTGATTCTATAGAAGTGCTAAAATTGGATAGCTTCTACTTTGAAATCCCAATGTACGGCAAATTTTTGACGCCAAAACTTACAAAGTATGGGCTTAGACCGACCAAACTTGTGCAGGGGAAGAGAGTATTCGGACCTTCTTACCAATTCCAGCCTATATTTATGTCCAACGAAATTAAAGAAATAAAATTACATTTTGTGGCACATTTATATAATGCCTCGTCTGGTATTGAAATATTATCTAGCCCGTATGAAATAAAATTATATAGAATCAATAAGAAGAAATTTTTATTGATAACCGATGGCCTATGCAATATCTAA
- a CDS encoding hypothetical protein (Evidence 5 : Unknown function): protein MIITAKLAAIYLPLFDLVGQLAFEIRLNYCNTERPHRGYRNMGKRPIETI, encoded by the coding sequence GTGATAATTACCGCCAAATTGGCAGCGATATATTTGCCTCTATTTGATTTGGTGGGACAACTTGCATTTGAAATACGACTCAATTATTGCAACACCGAACGACCGCATCGAGGTTATCGGAACATGGGCAAAAGACCGATTGAAACCATTTGA
- a CDS encoding hypothetical protein (Evidence 5 : Unknown function), translating to MTRSWLHAIVAALFIGVLIVYSLFLRSSPAESQKQALLELDKNECLEFPYANIVDCALADIHSQLNTPLAFQLNRPYHDDSICVFIINVDKALKLQLSNKTRHLIEACHRDCLALPPNVILVDSKVFQLLMVSASNSMTGLLGNLDEMPPLYRTLSLSTPDSILTSLGPGFWEGFFLSIEKAHTVNIVANYIKYRNLYNYSQSVDSGEYTRANETAFTAAIKDLKVLCEDQDLDLCRLFVPFILPIVAHEMAHLQVNVPVVAAWRSQDIVSSVIAIQTDREDEADSLAYDASLQYIGRLPLEQAQIFLVGLTEYAGIFRDLVLWKAFDGFRGMDSRDVLFTLEDFDEPAAEDTTAYPDPNQIDCGYWNDPPLMTTRDLNEIAARVRQLGAFIGHSHLLARGAKLLRMIQEVYPPPPPIHMFEFYRGFDVLLSPTLVPESAYVTLVNGTNPSGGLNRGPLGLTLSDVTRGLDSLIRIEPALRSSGESAWVGTTSYSTLEIWGPRQNLTAIRYTRLIQAPERQEEAPEYAREVALDYLLLRNVHPDSLNAKKSAKGEQLLWYVYLMTAPTCAEFEENGRLYTCGRVNNTRFGRLTITASH from the coding sequence ATGACTCGGTCGTGGCTTCATGCCATCGTTGCAGCATTGTTTATTGGGGTTCTGATCGTCTACTCTTTGTTTCTTAGGAGTTCGCCAGCTGAGAGTCAGAAGCAGGCTCTCCTTGAACTGGATAAGAACGAGTGTTTGGAATTCCCTTACGCGAACATAGTGGACTGTGCACTCGCCGATATCCACTCCCAACTGAATACTCCACTAGCGTTCCAGCTCAACCGACCTTACCATGACGACAGCATTTGTGTCTTCATTATCAATGTAGATAAGGCACTCAAGCTTCAACTCTCCAATAAGACAAGGCACCTAATCGAAGCTTGCCATCGGGACTGCCTGGCGTTGCCACCGAACGTGATATTGGTCGACAGCAAAGTCTTTCAGTTGTTAATGGTTTCTGCGTCTAACTCAATGACGGGATTACTCGGCAATTTGGATGAAATGCCACCGCTGTACAGGACTCTGTCTTTGTCGACGCCCGATTCAATCCTGACATCACTAGGCCCTGGCTTCTGGGAGGGGTTTTTTTTGTCTATTGAGAAAGCTCACACCGTTAATATCGTAGCCAACTATATTAAGTACCGAAATCTTTACAACTACTCTCAATCCGTAGATTCGGGGGAGTACACACGTGCGAACGAAACCGCGTTCACGGCTGCGATCAAGGACCTAAAGGTATTGTGCGAAGACCAGGACCTCGATTTGTGCCGCCTGTTTGTACCCTTCATCTTGCCGATCGTGGCTCATGAGATGGCACACTTACAAGTGAATGTACCTGTCGTAGCTGCTTGGCGCAGTCAAGATATCGTTTCATCCGTGATCGCGATTCAAACTGACAGGGAAGATGAGGCTGATTCCCTTGCCTATGACGCATCATTACAATATATAGGACGGCTTCCGCTTGAGCAAGCTCAGATATTTCTCGTCGGGCTGACTGAATACGCTGGAATTTTCCGCGACCTAGTTCTGTGGAAAGCATTCGATGGCTTTCGGGGGATGGATAGTAGGGATGTCTTGTTCACGCTTGAGGACTTCGATGAGCCGGCAGCTGAGGACACGACTGCTTATCCTGACCCAAATCAAATCGATTGTGGCTATTGGAATGATCCACCTTTGATGACAACCCGGGACTTAAACGAGATCGCTGCAAGAGTACGACAACTCGGTGCGTTTATAGGACACAGTCATCTGTTGGCGAGAGGCGCAAAGCTACTACGCATGATCCAAGAGGTCTATCCTCCGCCTCCCCCCATACACATGTTCGAATTCTATCGAGGCTTTGATGTGTTGCTGTCGCCGACTCTGGTGCCGGAATCTGCCTATGTCACACTTGTCAATGGTACCAATCCTTCAGGTGGTCTTAACAGAGGACCACTTGGTTTGACGTTGTCAGATGTCACGCGAGGATTGGATTCGCTGATTCGAATAGAACCAGCACTTCGCTCATCAGGTGAGTCGGCCTGGGTAGGTACCACTAGTTACAGCACTCTAGAGATTTGGGGACCGCGTCAAAACCTAACGGCGATAAGGTATACTAGGTTGATCCAGGCTCCGGAGCGTCAGGAGGAAGCTCCTGAATATGCTCGGGAGGTCGCGCTTGACTATTTGCTGCTGCGAAATGTCCACCCAGATTCTTTGAATGCAAAGAAATCAGCAAAAGGGGAGCAGTTACTATGGTACGTGTATCTGATGACGGCCCCGACTTGTGCGGAGTTTGAGGAAAACGGGCGGCTATATACGTGCGGACGAGTCAATAACACTAGGTTTGGGCGTTTGACTATAACAGCATCCCATTAG